In Kazachstania africana CBS 2517 chromosome 4, complete genome, the following are encoded in one genomic region:
- the KAFR0D02810 gene encoding uncharacterized protein (similar to Saccharomyces cerevisiae YLR031W and YMR124W; ancestral locus Anc_2.414) yields the protein MLNSHNSTLQADYLTAYKKPEKSFADTEKLNHFGELLSAKYRELTKRDSVKSDSSVPISTKDFDPHKYHMERNVKAKLKRSGAIKYKKITTYLKGKKITFKGIKSSDAVSFDDKHTAIENPNDFNDMIPDVPVSLKKKTIKLSPTNLVPSGNNQPYSLKSKCTHLPKYNNNPYSYSVNYVLNDEQTPQNAKFPTQNQVLSDATTIPQNAQVPSIDAKHFFKPTTVPIMAPKVELSSPNVTETTLPQEPAKIRPSIVPQKRFYKLPSNPSITCTKPLQSKTVSLSKSSDFSFSDLTGSSNEPSSHTAIPDCSSDATSEYSLPSNEPFEARKKDLDKKEQLLDMKELEIKEKEAFVEEKEKLLETCRKLNNEDPVLFSKPFHLCSKAIEASGTESLSSIDLVLLQAEDKDSVASGDSFKRAVTKKKQEFLNSSTSIPILSGNKCAYRPSFFFGDRKTSKQVYVSKEQVLQFNENKKLLNENRVLAEQLESIKEIKGSNPHMQILKDLIETKRLVGKLTKELNEERTRRLVSEELLLCKKNGIKPEVNDLAFTISQLKMELEKM from the coding sequence atGCTAAATAGCCACAATTCCACTTTGCAAGCCGATTATTTGACAGCTTATAAAAAGCCTGAGAAATCATTCGCTGACACTGAAAAACTGAACCATTTTGGCGAGCTACTTTCTGCAAAATATAGGGAATTAACGAAAAGGGACAGTGTAAAATCTGATAGCTCAGTGCCTATCTCTACAAAAGATTTTGACCCTCATAAATATCATATGGAGAGGAATGTAAAAGCAAAATTAAAGAGAAGTGGCGCAATTAAATACAAGAAGATTACCACGTATttgaaaggaaaaaagatTACGTTTAAAGGCATTAAATCGTCAGATGCTGTTAGCTTTGATGACAAACATACCGCAATAGAAAATCCGAATGATTTTAATGACATGATTCCAGATGTACCCGTGtcattaaagaaaaagactATAAAATTATCACCTACAAATCTAGTTCCTTCAGGAAATAATCAACCTTATTCcttgaaatcaaaatgtaCTCATCTTCCAAAATATAACAACAATCCTTATTCTTACAGTGTCAATTATGTATTAAATGACGAGCAAACCCCTCAAAATGCCAAATTCCCAACTCAGAACCAGGTCCTCTCAGATGCTACCACTATCCCGCAAAACGCTCAAGTACCTTCAATAGATGCTAAGCATTTCTTCAAACCAACCACAGTGCCTATTATGGCACCCAAAGTTGAGCTCTCCAGTCCCAATGTTACTGAAACAACTCTACCACAAGAGCCGGCAAAAATAAGGCCTTCCATTGTACCTCAAAAAAGATTTTATAAACTTCCCAGTAACCCTTCGATTACCTGTACAAAACCTCTGCAAAGTAAAACAGTCTCACTATCAAAAAGCAGTGACTTTAGTTTTTCAGATCTGACGGGATCTTCTAACGAACCTTCAAGTCACACAGCCATTCCAGATTGCTCTTCAGATGCTACGTCAGAATATAGTTTACCATCAAATGAACCATTCGAAGCGAGGAAGAAAGATCTGGACaaaaaagaacaattattagatatgaaagaattagagataaaagaaaaagaggcattcgttgaagaaaaggaaaaattgcTAGAAACATGCAGAAAACTGAATAACGAAGACCCCGTTCTATTTAGCAAACCATTCCACCTTTGCTCCAAAGCTATTGAAGCAAGTGGAACTGAGTCCTTATCAAGTATTGACTTGGTTCTTTTGCAGGCGGAGGACAAGGATAGCGTCGCTAGCGGTGACTCTTTCAAACGAGCGGTCaccaaaaagaaacaagagTTTCTCAATTCTTCCACCAGTATTCCTATACTGTCCGGAAACAAGTGTGCCTACCGACCaagtttcttctttggtgaTAGGAAAACTTCCAAACAGGTCTATGTTTCTAAAGAGCAGGTTcttcaattcaatgaaaataagaagtTATTAAATGAAAACAGAGTTCTAGCCGAGCAACTAGAGtcaattaaagaaatcaaaggTTCAAACCCACATATGCAAATTCTAAAAGATTTGATTGAAACAAAGAGGCTTGTGGGAAAGCTTACCAAAGAATTAAACGAAGAAAGGACTAGAAGGTTAGTGTCAGAAGAACTGTTATTGTGCAAGAAAAACGGGATCAAACCAGAAGTTAATGACTTGGCTTTCACAATTAGTCAACTGAAAATGgaattagaaaagatgTGA
- the RAD5 gene encoding DNA helicase RAD5 (similar to Saccharomyces cerevisiae RAD5 (YLR032W); ancestral locus Anc_2.411), with translation MIETEQNDSEKKRFFKDELESSQETQLIFDKSLENKSSFLFADHSVEDVPKSQAESVIPEGNVTMQVFCTELKSIIPEMSDNICEELYNKFRDSQDRLSNAITYYFEHYNNEKKDMFDQTPSSPAPAASSSSSGTPSSQWLFTQSKRRKTYGERNIERLKPNIRWKRFIGALQVTAMATRPTIRPLKYGTELKLLKTSSSPKIYDTTGRKKSTMANYVRVFDNKESRELGRFSEDIAQTIYPLLDTDEISFEVTMVYCGNKRLSIGDNFILQVDCFLSSLLFDSSKNGYAPDVNHDFHRRSWENSKKGIVETEEELQRRSRTTALISLFDKLSLRPILKEAEDTEKINKSFTNDTEVIDLEDDETLDRIMSQDSEALEATTHNEDSMNLNQLKNFYNITQSSDSLKILPETEPSKDVFKLELRKYQKQGLTWMLRREHEFEKAAGDDKEIDSNMMNPLWRQFMWPKNMSWTAQKLEDHCEDLSEDIFFYANLHTGEFSFEKPILKTMTRGGILSDEMGLGKTISTLALISTVPYDSEAIGKKLFKTETALSDTDETFKRRPYASKTSLVVVPMSLLNQWSDEFQKANASSTMYSEVYYGGNVTNLKKLLTQVKNPPTIVFTTYGIVQNEWSKLLKEHKDKDMSEPTTGLFSLDFYRIVIDEGHIIRNRSAATSKAIMNLSSKCRWVLTGTPIINRLDDLYSLVKFLALEPWSQIGYWKAFVSTPFENKNYKQAFDVVNAILEPVLLRRTKQMKDTNGKPLVELPPKEIRVEKLKLNKSQEGVYKLLLDRAESSVRSGLARGDLLKKYSTILVHILRLRQVCCDVRLIGTQDENDEDLLNSNSFFSQASDNDIMLKDALSESYECNFTQEDLDAAISRLQEKYTKKEQLKSLECSICTTEPIKFEKLIFLECGHPYCEGCLAEYFEYQKQKKLNSKCPNCRLTISSNRLLTVDRNGISDNITFIQYNNNPKSAKIAALLRHLQQLQDSSSGEHVVVFSQFSSYLDILERELSEFLPAKTTKIYKFDGRLSLKERSTILSDFQVKDFAKQKILLLSLKAGGVGLNLTCASHAFMMDPWWSPSMEDQAIDRIHRIGQQNSVNVTRFIIENSIEEKMLRIQERKRTIGEAMDADEDERRKRRIEEIKMLFE, from the coding sequence ATGATAGAAACAGAGCAGAACGActctgaaaaaaaaaggttcTTTAAGGATGAGCTAGAATCCTCACAGGAAACTCAGTTAATATTCGATAAATCATTGGAAAATAAATCTTCCTTCTTATTCGCTGATCATTCTGTTGAGGATGTACCAAAGTCACAAGCAGAATCAGTCATTCCAGAAGGAAATGTCACGATGCAGGTATTCTGTACTGAGCTTAAAAGTATAATCCCAGAGATGAGTGATAATATCTGTGAAGAACtgtataataaatttagGGACTCACAAGATCGATTATCTAATGCTATAACATATTACTTTGAGCATTAcaacaatgaaaaaaaagatatgtTTGACCAGACGCCGTCTTCACCAGCACCTGCTGCATCAAGCTCTTCATCGGGCACACCTTCATCACAATGGTTGTTCACACAATCGAAGAGAAGGAAAACTTATGGTGAAAGAAATATAGAAAGATTGAAACCAAATATTAGGTGGAAGCGCTTTATTGGCGCACTCCAAGTAACAGCCATGGCAACAAGACCAACGATTAGACCGTTAAAATATGGTACAGAGCTTAAGTTATTGAagacttcttcttcacccAAAATTTACGACACAACTGGCAGGAAAAAAAGTACAATGGCAAATTATGTTAGAgtttttgataataaagaaagtAGAGAACTTGGAAGATTTTCCGAAGACATCGCCCAAACCATATATCCCCTCTTGGATACTGATGAAATCAGTTTCGAAGTAACAATGGTATACTGtggaaataaaagattaagcATTGgtgataatttcattttacAAGTCGATTGTTTTTTATCGTCCCTTTTATTTGACTCTTCGAAGAATGGATACGCCCCAGATGTAAATCATGACTTTCATAGGAGATCATGGGAAAATTCTAAGAAAGGTATAGTGGAAACGgaagaagaattacaaaGGCGATCCAGAACAACGGCGCTTATATCTTTGTTCGATAAACTCAGTCTTAGACCAATTCTGAAAGAAGCTGAAGATACTgagaaaataaataagtCTTTTACTAACGATACAGAAGTGATAGATTTGGAAGATGACGAAACTCTTGACAGAATAATGTCACAAGACTCTGAAGCTTTGGAAGCAACAACTCACAATGAAGATTCAATGAACTTGAATCAActtaaaaatttctataACATAACGCAATCTTCCGATTCactcaaaattttacctGAAACAGAACCTTCAAAAGATGTATTCAAACTTGAGCTAAGAAAATACCAGAAGCAAGGGCTTACATGGATGCTTCGAAGGGAACACGAGTTCGAAAAGGCTGCCGGTGATGACAAGGAGATAGATAGCAACATGATGAATCCTTTGTGGAGACAGTTTATGTGGCCTAAAAATATGTCTTGGACCGCTCagaaattagaagatcATTGTGAAGATCTGTCTGAggatattttcttttatgCCAATTTACATACAGGCGAGTTTTCTTTTGAGAAACCAATCTTGAAGACAATGACAAGAGGCGGTATACTCTCAGATGAAATGGGTCTCGGTAAAACTATTTCCACTTTGGCACTGATTTCCACTGTACCTTATGATTCTGAAGCAATAGGCAAAAAGTTGTTCAAAACAGAAACGGCTCTTTCTGACACCGatgaaactttcaaaagaagGCCCTATGCTTCAAAAACTTCCCTAGTTGTGGTCCCAATGTCACTTTTAAACCAATGGAGCGATGAGTTTCAAAAGGCCAATGCCTCTTCGACCATGTATTCTGAGGTCTATTACGGTGGAAACGTTACCAATCTTAAGAAGCTACTAACACAGGTGAAAAATCCACCAACTATTGTCTTCACCACCTATGGAATTGTTCAGAACGAATGGAGTAAGCTTTTGAAGGAGCATAAAGATAAAGACATGTCAGAACCTACCACAGGCCTGTTCTCGTTAGACTTTTATAGAATTGTCATAGATGAAGGTCACATAATAAGAAACAGAAGTGCTGCGACATCAAAGGCTATTATGAATTTATCAAGCAAATGTAGATGGGTTCTTACTGGGACACCGATAATCAATAGATTGGATGACTTATATAGTCTTGTGAAGTTTTTGGCATTGGAACCTTGGTCACAAATAGGGTATTGGAAAGCATTTGTGTCTACCCCATTTGAGAACAAAAACTATAAGCAAGCCTTTGACGTGGTAAATGCAATTCTCGAGCCTGTTTTACTCCGGAGAACTAAACAAATGAAAGATACGAATGGTAAACCCTTAGTCGAACTGCCACCAAAGGAAATAAGAGTTGAGAAGctgaaattaaataaatctcAAGAGGGAGTTTATAAACTGCTTCTAGACAGGGCAGAAAGCTCAGTGAGATCCGGTCTTGCTAGAGGTGatctattgaagaaatattctACAATTTTGGTCCATATTTTAAGACTAAGGCAAGTGTGCTGTGATGTCCGATTAATAGGAAcacaagatgaaaatgatgaagatttacTAAATAGCaactctttcttttctcaaGCATCGGATAATGACATAATGCTCAAGGATGCCCTTTCTGAATCATACGAATGTAATTTTACTCAGGAAGATCTGGATGCTGCTATTTCCAGgttacaagaaaaatatactAAGAAAGAgcaattgaaatcattagaATGCTCTATCTGTACAACAGAACctattaaatttgaaaaactcaTATTTTTAGAATGCGGTCATCCTTATTGTGAAGGTTGTTTGGCGGAATACTTCGAATAtcaaaagcaaaaaaagttgaattcaaaatgtcCAAACTGCCGTTTAACCATCTCGAGTAATCGTTTACTGACGGTGGACAGGAATGGCATTTCTGATAACATAACTTTCATTCAGTATAATAACAACCCCAAATCAGCAAAAATCGCCGCACTTTTGAGGCATCTGCAACAACTACAAGACTCTTCATCTGGCGAACATGTTGTTGTATTTTCACAATTCTCATCTTACTTGGATATTTTAGAACGTGAATTAAGTGAATTTCTGCCGGCCAAAACAACAAAGATTTACAAATTCGATGGTCGTTTAAGTTTGAAGGAACGTAGCACCATCTTAAGTGATTTCCAAGTAAAGGATTTCGCCAAgcaaaaaattcttttgttaTCTCTAAAGGCTGGTGGTGTTGGTCTAAATCTCACATGCGCATCTCATGCATTTATGATGGATCCATGGTGGTCACCTAGTATGGAAGATCAAGCTATTGATAGAATCCATAGAATTGGCCAACAAAATAGTGTGAATGTAACGAGATTCATTATCGAAAATTCAATAGAGGAGAAAATGCTGCGTATACAAGAGAGAAAAAGGACTATCGGCGAAGCAATGGACGCTGACGAGGACGAAAGGCGGAAGAGAAGAAtcgaagaaatcaaaatgctttttgaatga
- the ADE16 gene encoding bifunctional phosphoribosylaminoimidazolecarboxamide formyltransferase/IMP cyclohydrolase ADE16 (similar to Saccharomyces cerevisiae ADE16 (YLR028C) and ADE17 (YMR120C); ancestral locus Anc_2.418): MATHKKTAILSVYDKTGLLDLAKGLVENEVRILASGGTAQLVREAGFPVEDVSTITHAPEMLGGRVKTLHPAIHGGILARNLESDERDLKEQHIEKVDFVVCNLYPFKETVAKIGVTMDEAVEEIDIGGVTLLRAAAKNHARVTILSNPNDYSAFITELTNNGEISQDLRNRLALKAFEQTAEYDALIADFFRKQYSEDKAQLPLRYGCNPHQKPAQAYVTQQEELPFKVLCGTPGYINLLDALNSWPLVKELSASLNLPAAASFKHVSPAGAAVGIPMTDIEKQVYFVSDIDNLSPLACAYARARGADRMSSFGDFIALSNIVDIPTAKIISREVSDGVIAPGYEEDALEILRRKKNGKYCILQVDPNYVPDSLETRQVYGVSLQQKRNDAIINKSSFKEIVSKNKNLTEQAIIDLTVATITLKYTQSNSVCYSKNGMVIGLGAGQQSRIHCTRLAGDRTNNWWLRFHPKVLDFKWAKGTKRPDKANAIDVYVTGQIPEENPEKGEYDSIFEEIPTPLTKEERKEWLSKLNNVSMSSDAFFPFPDNVYRAARSGVKFIAAPTGSVMDKTVFAAADAFDIVYVENPIRLFHH, encoded by the coding sequence ATGGCAACTCACAAAAAGACTGCAATTCTATCAGTATACGATAAAACGGGGTTGCTAGATTTAGCAAAAGGATTGGTTGAGAATGAGGTCAGAATCTTAGCTTCTGGTGGTACTGCTCAATTGGTCCGTGAGGCTGGATTCCCAGTAGAAGATGTTTCGACAATAACCCATGCTCCTGAAATGTTAGGAGGTAGAGTCAAAACTTTACATCCTGCAATTCATGGTGGTATCCTTGCCAGAAATTTAGAAAGTGATGAAAGAGATCTTAAAGAGCAACATATCGAAAAAGTTGACTTTGTCGTCTGTAATCTATACCctttcaaagaaactgTGGCCAAAATTGGTGTTACTATGGATGAAGCtgtagaagaaattgacaTTGGTGGTGTAACTTTATTAAGGGCAGCCGCTAAGAATCACGCAAGAGTGACTATTTTATCCAACCCAAACGACTACTCAGCCTTCATTACAGAATTAACAAATAATGGGGAAATTTCACAAGATCTCAGAAATAGATTAGCATTGAAAGCTTTCGAACAAACTGCCGAATATGATGCTCTAATTGCGGATTTCTTCAGAAAGCAATATTCAGAAGATAAAGCACAACTTCCATTACGTTATGGTTGTAATCCTCACCAAAAGCCAGCACAAGCATATGTCACAcaacaagaagaattacCATTCAAAGTTCTTTGCGGAACTCCAGGATACATCAATTTATTGGATGCCTTGAATTCATGGCCCTTGGTTAAAGAATTGTCGGCGTCTCTGAATTTACCAGCTGCAGCTTCTTTCAAGCATGTCTCGCCAGCAGGTGCAGCTGTCGGTATTCCAATGACAGACATCGAAAAACAAGTATATTTTGTATCAGATATTGATAATCTGTCGCCGTTAGCCTGTGCTTATGCAAGAGCACGTGGTGCTGATAGAATGTCCTCATTTGGTGATTTTATAGCATTATCTAACATTGTCGACATACCAACAGCTAAAATCATCTCAAGAGAGGTTAGCGATGGTGTCATTGCGCCTGGTTATGAAGAAGACGctttagaaattttgagaagaaagaaaaacgGTAAATACTGTATTTTACAGGTCGATCCTAATTATGTTCCTGATTCCTTAGAAACAAGACAAGTTTATGGTGTTTCTCTtcaacaaaaaagaaatgatgcAATTATTAACAAGtcatcattcaaagaaattgtctcaaagaacaaaaatttgactGAACAAGCAATTATCGACTTAACCGTTGCCACAATAACATTAAAATACACACAATCAAACTCTGTATGTTACAGTAAAAACGGTATGGTTATTGGTCTTGGTGCAGGTCAACAGTCAAGAATTCACTGTACTAGATTGGCTGGTGATAGGACCAATAATTGGTGGTTAAGGTTCCATCCTAAAGTCCTTGATTTCAAGTGGGCAAAAGGAACTAAAAGACCTGATAAGGCCAATGCCATCGATGTCTACGTTACTGGTCAAATTCCGGAAGAAAATCCAGAAAAGGGAGAATATGACTcgatttttgaagaaatccCAACTCCACTGACTAAGGAAGAGAGAAAGGAATGgttatcaaaattgaataatgtTTCAATGTCTTCGGATGCATTCTTCCCATTCCCTGATAATGTGTATAGAGCCGCAAGGTCTGGTGTGAAATTTATTGCTGCACCTACTGGGTCAGTTATGGATAAGACAGTCTTTGCTGCAGCTGATGCTTTTGACATTGTCTATGTGGAAAATCCAATCAGATTGTTCCACCATTGA
- the RPL15A gene encoding 60S ribosomal protein eL15 (similar to Saccharomyces cerevisiae RPL15A (YLR029C) and RPL15B (YMR121C); ancestral locus Anc_2.417): MGAYKYLEELQRKKQSDVLRFLQRIRVWEYRQKNVIHRASRPTRPDKARRLGYKAKQGFVIYRVRVRRGNRKRPVPKGATYGKPTNQGVSELKYQRSLRATAEERVGRRAANLRVLNSYWVNQDSTYKYFEVILVDPQHKAIRRDARYNWICNPVHKHRENRGLTATGKKSRGINKGHKFNNTKAGRRKTWKRQNTLSLWRYRK, from the coding sequence ATGGGTGCTTACAAGTATTTGgaagaattacaaagaaagaaacaatCTGATGTTTTAAGATTCCTACAAAGAATCAGAGTCTGGGAATACAGACAAAAGAACGTCATCCACAGGGCCTCTAGACCAACTAGACCAGACAAGGCTAGAAGATTAGGTTACAAGGCCAAGCAAGGTTTCGTCATCTACAGAGTTAGAGTTAGAAGAGGTAACAGAAAGAGACCTGTTCCAAAGGGTGCTACTTACGGTAAGCCAACTAACCAAGGTGTCAGTGAATTGAAATACCAAAGATCCTTAAGAGCTACCGCTGAAGAAAGAGTTGGTCGTAGAGCCGCTAACTTAAGAGTCTTAAACTCTTACTGGGTTAACCAAGACTCTACCTACAAGTACTTCGAAGTTATCTTAGTTGATCCTCAACACAAGGCTATCAGAAGAGATGCTCGTTACAACTGGATCTGTAACCCAGTCCACAAGCACCGTGAAAACAGAGGCTTAACTGCTACTGGTAAGAAATCCAGAGGTATCAACAAGGGTCACAAGTTCAACAACACCAAGGCTGGTAGAAGAAAGACCTGGAAGAGACAAAACACTTTATCCTTATGGAGATACAGAAAATAA
- the KAFR0D02800 gene encoding uncharacterized protein (similar to Saccharomyces cerevisiae STO1 (YMR125W); ancestral locus Anc_2.413): protein MVDVAFNNRNVQELFKGAMKEVKTDHEDIVYLCKNMMPDICTIGESRKSLQEDVLFLSEAICKEFENSTYFRIALLSTLLAVVLEQPQKQPLIGLLILKIDEKNGYVSAQILDFFASQLQTALNATHTEDWSVHLANEGGPWNATKQILRLLSILSPLLYHDDLITIYKNLLNLSINLNNVHKQTRNPLSELIFHNTLLNIPYLFIFERSDEILIRNFETLLKDFERRYNFKKINYNLLQEVTPNVLVEMIDLENVILPGVRMILSDLNYLDRIFHNWGKSLTGTWRKTATKLKVVIPTLEEVKPFASLSITRGSIDNLWKSPRCLFKVFQPSGTTSIAALTQLTPFHTHLLQDIVIDIVQNLEFNREEVAKQIMSLDLFFQNGLFVQVSSSSEKNTMTFEGNTSLMQAVKIENLVIEAILSLLFKLPYSTKPFAYYYTLLVEICQNSPKIIAPVFGKAFRFFYHNLSHIDIELRLIFHEWFSIQLSNFNFSWKWNEWENDYKKLNKQIYNPQMIFISNVIAKELRLTSNSAEVEESLPQCFTKFISPTFISVRSLNAYYNSFFSDNSMTLEFDEKLRFFYLQDDFPYQNFTERIIEYFHLSSKERHMGKLFDIVNTLKENYKTEISNFDHFIISLLIQCLCFSGRRSLSHANKYIDDFADDLKAIFKTLILDRSIIEFTIVQAILRFWNTSSQTGFLITNTVKFKGLVSSKAILEFILTEAENRNFALTDYTAVECIFKNLDDEQYSYSTKFETYQYIFRELCKNLNKTLEVLKYSSEMSDKTKTHDLDWKRLTTLNLLKSLLRRYANGYHYLTNFLKEEVKNISHDQTRSQLSQWIEELRYIAV from the coding sequence ATGGTTGATGTGGCCTTTAACAATCGCAATGTACAGGAGCTGTTCAAAGGAGCTATGAAGGAGGTCAAAACTGATCATGAAGATATCGTATACCTTTGCAAGAACATGATGCCTGATATATGTACAATTGGAGAATCGAGGAAATCGTTGCAGGAGGATGTACTATTCCTGAGCGAAGCAATCTGTAAAGAGTTTGAAAACAGTACTTATTTCAGAATTGCCCTTCTGAGTACGCTTTTAGCTGTAGTACTCGAGCAACCTCAAAAACAACCTCTTATTGGTTTacttattttgaaaattgatgaaaaaaatggatatGTAAGTGCAcaaattttagatttttttgCTTCTCAATTGCAAACTGCCCTAAATGCAACCCACACTGAAGACTGGTCTGTACACTTGGCAAATGAAGGTGGCCCTTGGAATGCAACTAAACAGATTTTAAGATTACTTTCGATCTTATCGCCTCTGTTATACCATGATGACCTCATTacaatttacaaaaatttgttaaatCTTTCCATTAATCTCAACAACGTTCACAAGCAAACAAGAAATCCCCTTTCTGAATTAATTTTCCACAACACGCTGCTAAATATCCCATAtctatttatttttgagaGAAGTGACGAGATTTTGATAcgtaattttgaaacattaTTGAAGGACTTCGAAAGACGTtacaacttcaaaaaaattaattataATTTGTTACAAGAAGTTACACCGAACGTCCTAGTCGAAATGATtgatttagaaaatgttATATTACCAGGCGTAAGAATGATCCTATCTGATCTTAACTATTTGGATCGAATCTTTCACAATTGGGGTAAATCACTAACTGGAACTTGGCGTAAGACAGCGACCAAACTAAAAGTGGTCATTCCAACTTTAGAGGAAGTCAAACCTTTTGCGAGCCTGTCTATAACGAGGGGTTCGATAGATAACTTATGGAAATCCCCCAGATGCTTATTTAAAGTTTTCCAACCATCTGGAACCACATCAATTGCTGCATTAACACAATTAACTCCATTTCATACCCATTTATTACAAGATATCGTGATAGACATAGTTCAAAATCTAGAGTTTAACAGAGAGGAAGTTGCAAAGCAAATTATGTCACTCGATTTGTTCTTCCAGAATGGATTGTTTGTACAAGTCTCGTCATCGTCAGAAAAAAACACAATGACGTTTGAAGGAAATACTTCATTAATGCAGGCTGTAAAAATAGAAAACTTAGTTATTGAAGCAATACtgtcattattattcaaattaccATATTCTACAAAACCCTTTGCATATTACTACACATTGCTTGTCGAAATCTGTCAAAACTCCCCGAAAATAATAGCTCCAGTTTTCGGGAAAGCGTTTAGATTCTTTTATCACAATCTGTCTCATATCGACATTGAACTTAGATTAATATTTCATGAATGGTTTTCCATTCAATTAAGCAATTTTAACTTCAGCTGGAAGTGGAATGAATGGGAGAATGattacaaaaaattgaataaacaaatttataaCCCCCAAATGATATTCATAAGCAATGTTATTGCAAAAGAATTACGTCTGACATCAAACTCAGcagaagttgaagaaagtttGCCTCAGTgctttacaaaatttatttcCCCTACCTTCATTTCAGTGAGATCATTGAATGCATACTACAACTCGTTTTTTTCAGATAATTCAATGACTTTAGAGTTCGATGAAAAGTTGAGATTCTTTTATCTACAAGATGACTTTCCATATCAGAATTTTACAGAAAGAATAATAGAATATTTCCATCTATCGTCTAAAGAAAGACATATGGGAAAACtttttgatattgtaaACACACTGAAAGAGAACTACAAAACcgaaatttcaaattttgaccACTTTATTATCAGCTTATTGATTCAATGCCTCTGTTTTTCCGGTAGAAGATCATTATCACATGCCAATAAATACATTGACGATTTTGCAGATGATTTGAAagcaattttcaaaacGTTAATCCTTGATCGAAGTATAATAGAATTTACCATTGTACAAGCCATTTTGAGATTTTGGAACACAAGTTCACAAACTGGTTTCCTAATAACCAATACCGTTAAATTCAAGGGCCTAGTTTCTTCGAAAGCAATCCTAGAATTTATTTTAACAGAAGCTGAAAATAGAAACTTCGCATTAACTGATTATACTGCAGTAGAATGTAtctttaaaaatttggatgACGAACAATATTCTTATTCTACTAAGTTTGAAACGTATCAATACATATTCAGGGAGCTTTGCAAAAACTTAAACAAAACTCTGGAGGtattaaaatattcaagtGAGATGTCTGATAAAACCAAAACACATGACCTTGACTGGAAACGTCTCACTACACTCAATCTTCTAAAAAGTTTATTAAGAAGATATGCCAACGGTTACCATTATTTGACTAATTTCTTAAAGGAGGAagtcaaaaatatttctcaTGATCAGACCAGGTCGCAATTAAGTCAATggattgaagaattaaGATACATCGCCGTCTAA